A DNA window from Trichosurus vulpecula isolate mTriVul1 chromosome 2, mTriVul1.pri, whole genome shotgun sequence contains the following coding sequences:
- the LOC118840394 gene encoding zinc finger protein 883-like, which produces MAPGTQRPSSQELVTFKDVVVDFTEEEWCLLDHWQKELYREVMLENIQNLLSLVVGTRFEVNEITRKLGIFVEGCDLQRFMSDAPCDFHLREIHDFSIEEDKNPKSDCEFSEIGTRFKQSSILNHCKKITSGNDCPPDIDYRKCFTEEGKFFQSLPKASKMQMYPGNQWQMAISWSSDINKHQKSDIGKMLSVSKKDAKALIQNSKLSTHQQIPIRKESDEYNEWEATSSHQSAIPCQPRFQPGMKRYTSLQCGKAFGYNSDLDRPQKIHTGEKCYDHNECGKAICYRSLLIGLQRIHTGEKLIECNQCGKAFTQRSSLIAHQRIHTGEKPYECNQCRKTFRMSSSLTAHQRIHTGEKPYECNQCGKTFRMSSNLDTHQRIHTGEKPFECNQCGKAFKQRAHLVTHQKIHTGEKPFECNYCGKAFTYRGNLTAHQKIHTGKRPFQCNQCGKAFTENSTLAKHQRIHTREKFFECNQCGKTLRNKYTLALHQRIHTGKRPFECSECGKVFTQRGRLAAHQRIHTGEKPYGCDQCGKAFTESSHLAAHQRIHTGEKPYVCNQCGKAFTERGYLTRHQKIHCGEKPYECNQCGKAFTQNSSLAKHQRIHTGEKPYECSECRKAFTQTAHLAAHRRIHTGEKPYVCNQCGMAFRQSSNLATHQKLHGREKP; this is translated from the exons atggcccctggCACCCAGAGACCCTCATCCCAG gagttggtgacattcaaggatgtggtTGTGGACTTCACTGAGGAGGAGTGGTGCCTCTTGGACCATTGGCAGAAAGAGCTGTACAGGGAGGTCATGCTGGAGAATATCCAGAATTTGCTGTCCCTGG ttgtaGGGACCAGGTTTGAAGTAAATGAAATAACTAGAAAGCTGGGAATTTTTGTGGAAGGATGTGACCTGCAAAGATTCATGAGTGATGCTCCCTGTGACTTCCATTTGAGAGAAATCCATGACTTTAGTATCGAGGAAGACAAAAATCCAAAGAGCGACTGTGAATTCAGTGAAATTGGAACAAGATTCAAACAGTCTTCGATCCTGAATCACTGTAAGAAAATTACCTCAGGAAATGACTGTCCTCCAGATATTGATTATAGGAAATGCTTTACTGAAGAGGGAAAGTTTTTTCAGTCCCTACCAAAGGCTTCTAAAATGCAAATGTATCCTGGTAATCAGTGGCAGATGGCCATCAGCTGGAGTTCAGACATCAATAAGCATCAGAAAAGTGATATTGGAAAAATGCTTTCTGTAAGTAAGAAAGATGCGAAGGCCCTGATTCAGAACTCTAAGCTCAGTACTCATCAGCAAATTCCCATTAGAAAGGAGTCTGATGAATATAATGAGTGGGAAGCAACCTCATCCCACCAATCAGCTATTCCTTGCCAGCCTAGATTTCAACCAGGAATGAAAAGATATACATCTCTtcagtgtgggaaggcctttggTTATAACTCAGACCTTGATAGACCTCAGAAGATTCATACTGGGGAGAAGTGTTATGACcataatgaatgtgggaaggctatCTGCTATAGATCTCTACTTATTGGCcttcagagaatccatactggagagaaacttaTTGAATGTAATCAGTGCGGAAAAGCTTTCACACAGAGATCCAGTCTtattgcacatcagagaatccacactggagagaaaccttacgaATGCAATCAATGTAGAAAGACTTTTAGAATGAGCTCCAGTCTTACTGCacaccagagaatccacactggagagaaaccttatgaatgcaatcaatgtggaaagactttcagaatGAGCTCCAATCTTGAtacacatcagagaattcacactggagagaaaccttttgaatgtaatcagtgtggaaaggccttcaaACAGAGGGCCCATCTTGTtacacatcagaaaatccacaccggagagaaaccttttgaatgtaattattgtggaaaggctttcacatatAGGGGCAATCTTActgcacatcagaaaatccacactggaaaGAGGCCTTTTCagtgtaatcagtgtggaaaagctttcacagAGAACTCCACTCTGGCTaagcatcagagaatccacactagaGAGAAATtttttgaatgtaatcaatgtggaaaaacttTAAGAAATAAATACACTCTTGCTTTACATCAGAGAATACACACTGGAAAGAGACCTTTTGAATGCAGTGAGTGTGGAAAGGTTTTCACACAAAGGGGCcgtcttgctgcacatcagagaatccacactggagagaagccttatggatgtgatcaatgtggaaaggctttcacagagAGCTCccatcttgctgcacatcagagaatccacactggagagaaaccttatgtatgtaatcagtgtggaaaggctttcacagagAGGGGCTATCTTACtagacatcagaaaatccacTGTGGAGAAAAGCCTTacgaatgtaatcagtgtggaaaggctttcacacagaacTCCAGTCttgctaaacatcagagaatccacactggagagaaaccctatgaatgcagTGAATGTAGAAAGGCTTTTACACAGACGGCCCATCTTGCTGCACATaggagaatccacactggagagaaaccttatgtatgtaatcaatgtggaatgGCTTTTAGACAGAGCTCCAATCTTGCTACTCATCAGAAACTCCATGGTCGAGAGAAGCCTTAG